One genomic segment of Heliomicrobium undosum includes these proteins:
- a CDS encoding accessory gene regulator ArgB-like protein codes for MDAFYRRWALRIAELNGDADGQWEIYLYALRFWVSTVITFILLLTVGWVFDCISLIIAATCGISLFRAFAGGAHQHKAEVCSIMTMLIMSVITILSLLTVSTVTVTAIFVITVAFAYWSVYRFAPADTPNKPIVGEERAYFRRLSFIVLTVLVVGFGCLFVLGFTRVVLAGTLGMLWQAFSMTPHGYALAHAVDGAVANVLTASK; via the coding sequence GTGGACGCATTTTATCGGCGATGGGCGCTTAGGATCGCTGAATTAAATGGTGACGCTGACGGGCAGTGGGAAATTTATCTTTATGCGCTCCGGTTTTGGGTGAGCACCGTTATTACTTTCATCCTATTATTAACGGTTGGGTGGGTTTTTGATTGTATATCCTTGATTATCGCCGCTACCTGCGGGATCAGCCTTTTTCGAGCATTTGCCGGCGGCGCTCATCAGCATAAAGCAGAAGTTTGTTCAATCATGACAATGCTTATCATGTCCGTGATTACCATCCTCTCCCTATTGACCGTCTCGACTGTGACGGTCACTGCAATATTTGTTATCACCGTGGCCTTTGCTTATTGGTCTGTCTACCGGTTTGCGCCGGCAGATACTCCGAATAAGCCAATCGTAGGGGAGGAAAGGGCGTATTTTCGTCGACTATCCTTTATTGTTCTCACTGTGTTGGTTGTTGGTTTTGGCTGTTTATTTGTCTTGGGGTTTACGCGTGTCGTTCTAGCTGGAACGCTGGGTATGCTCTGGCAAGCTTTTTCCATGACACCCCACGGTTATGCCTTAGCGCATGCGGTCGACGGTGCAGTTGCGAATGTCTTGACGGCGTCGAAATAA